One region of Zingiber officinale cultivar Zhangliang chromosome 7B, Zo_v1.1, whole genome shotgun sequence genomic DNA includes:
- the LOC122003708 gene encoding uncharacterized protein LOC122003708 — protein sequence MQTPFAETTDPKLRLRLRQLLDPSTSAGGGEPMFPPPSSFVSILAHLWVQAKTTKKIVLTLQCQSCKHYSRHPIKRCKHFEIGEDKKGKGTSLFSFVFFFQILGAATTCYVALHPNLRSVTGKYFDEELSRRLWYLSEKMVKANE from the exons ATGCAAACTCCCTTCGCCGAAACCACTGACCCTAAGCTCCGTCTCCGTCTTCGTCAACTTCTTGATCCCAGCACAAGCGCAGGAGGAGGAGAACCAATGTTTCCGCCCCCTTCCTCATTCGTCTCCATCCTTGCCCATCTTTGGGTACAA GCCAAAACAACAAAGAAGATTGTGTTGACACTTCAATGCCAGAGCTGTAAGCATTATTCACGTCATCCAATAAAA AGATGCAAGCACTTTGAGATTGGAGAAGACAAAAAGGGCAAGGGAACTTCTCTCTTCTCGTTTGTTTTTTTCTTCCAAATTCTAG GAGCAGCAACTACATGCTATGTGGCACTGCATCCGAACCTCAGGAGTGTGACTGGAAAGTACTTCGACGAAGAACTATCAAGAAGGCTTTGGTATTTAAGCGAGAAGATGGTTAAAGCCAATGAGTAA